The Bos indicus x Bos taurus breed Angus x Brahman F1 hybrid chromosome 25, Bos_hybrid_MaternalHap_v2.0, whole genome shotgun sequence genome has a window encoding:
- the SRRM2 gene encoding serine/arginine repetitive matrix protein 2 isoform X5 yields the protein MYNGIGLPTPRGSGTNGYVQRNLSLVRGRRGERPDYKGEEELRRLEAALVKRPNPDILDHERKRRVELRCLELEEMMEEQGYEEQQIQEKVATFRLMLLEKDVNPGGKEENPGQRPAVTETHQLAELNEKKNERLRAAFGISDSYVDGSSFDPQRRAREAKQPAPEPPKPYSLVRESSSSRSPTPKQKKKKKKKDRGRRSESSSPRRERKKSSKKKKHRSESESKKRKHRSPTPKSKRKSKDKKRKRSRSTTPAPKSRRAHRSTSADSASSSDTSRSRSRSAAAKTHTTALTGRSPSPALGRRGEGDVPPREPGTTNIGQPSSPEPSTKQPSSPCEDKDKKEKSAVRPSPSPERSNTGPEPPAPTLLLAEQHGGSPQPLATTPLSQEPVNPPSEASPAQGHSPPKSPEKPPQSSSESCPPSPQPTKVSRHASSSPESPKPAPAPGSRRESSSPASKSRSHGRAKRAKSHSHTPSRRVGRSRSPTTNKRGRSRSRTPTKRGHSRSRSPQWRRSRSAQRWGRSRSPQRRGRSRSPQRPGWSRSRNAQRRGRSRSARRGRSHSRSPATRGRSRSRTPARRGRSRSRTPARRRSRSRTPARRRSRSRTPARRGRSRSRTPARRRSRTRSPVRRRSRSRSPARRSGRSRSRTPARRGRSRSRTPARRSGRSRSRTPARRSGRSRSRTPNRRGRSQSRTPARRGRSHSRSLVRRGRSHSRTPQRRGRSGSSSERKNKSRTSQRRSRSNSSLEMKKSRLSSRRSRSLSSPRSKAKSRLSVRRSLSESSPCPKQKSQTPPRRSRSGSSQRKAKSRTPLRRSRSGSSPPGNQKSKTPSRQSHSSSSPQPKMKSGTPPRQGSVTSPQINEESATPQRGSRSESSPDPEVKSRTPSRHSCSGSSPSRVKSGTPPRRSRSGSSSPQPKVKAVTSPVQSHSGFSSPSPSRMTSKTPPRQSRSVSPCSKTESRLLQRHSHSRSSSPDTKVKPGTPPRQSHSGSTSPCPKAKPQTPPGHNLGSKSPCSQEKSKDSLAQSCSESFSLCPGVKSSTPPSFLQQKGQSPTSPDSRSGTSSPEMRPSHSESPYLQSKSQTPPKGSCSRSSSPVAELAPRSPTRGELSASPRLKSEISPEQSRSQSDSFSYPAIDSKSLLGQSRLEPSESKEKTGLLLQEDVSASPPRLRDKLSPPPVQNRPESSPILRDTPRTPSRERGGGVRLSPDTKDQSSALAKPSQDEELMEVVEKSEESSNQVLPHLSPERKETAGSNVESSPEIERPAVPLTLDQSQLQASSEEVPAMASAWSGPHFSPEHKELSNSPPRENSFGSPLEFRNSGGPVAEMNTGFSPEGKDLNGPFPNQLETDPSLDVKEQSTRSSRHSSSELSPDVVEKAGMSSNQSVSSPVLDAIPRTPSRERSSSASSPELKDGLPRTPSRRSRSGSSPGLRDGSGTPSRHSLSGSSPGMKDIPRTPSRGRSECDSSPEPKALPQTPRPRSRSPSSPELNNKCLTPQRERSGSESSVEQKTVARTPLGQRRRSGSSQELDGKPSASPQERSESDSSPDSKAKIRMPLRQRSHSGSSPEVDSKSRPSPRRSRSGSSPEVKEKPRAAPRAQSGSDSSPEPKAPAPRVLPRRSRSGSSSKGRGPSPEGSSSSESSPEHPPKSRTARRSSRSSPEPKTKSRTPPRRRSSRSSPELTRKARLSRRSRSASSSPETRSRTPPRRRRSPSVSSPEPAEKSRSSRRRRSASSPRTKTTSRRGRSPSPKPRGLQRSRSRSRREKTRATRRRDRSGSSQSTSRRRQRSRSRSRVTRRRRGGSGYHSRSPARQESSRTSSRRRRGRSRTPPTSRKRSRSRTSPAPWKRSRSRASPATHRRSRSRTPLVSRRRSRSRTSPVSRRRSRSRTSVTRRRSRSRASPVSRRRSRSRTPPVTRRRSRSRTPTRRRSRSRTPPVTRRRSRSRTPPVTRRRSRSRTSPIARRRSRSRTSPVTRRRSRSRTSPVTRRRSRSRTSPVTRRRSRSRTPPAIRRRSRSRTPLLPRKRSRSRSPLAIRRRSRSRTPRTTRGKRSLTRSPPAIRRRSASGSSSDRSRSATPPATRNHSGSRTPPVALNSSRMGCFSRPSMSPTPLDRCRSPGVLEPLGSSRTPMSVLQQAGGSMMDGPGPRIPDHPRASVPENHAQSRIALALTAISLGTARPPPSMSAAGLAARMSQVPAPVPLMSLRTAPAASLASRIPAASAAAMNLASARTPALPSAVNLADSRTPAAAAAMNLASPRTAVAPSAVNLADPRTPTAPAVNLAGARTPAALAALSLTGSGTAPTAANYPSSSRAPQAPAPANLVGPRSAHATAPVNIASSRTPPALAPANLTSARMAPALSGANLTSPRVPLSAYERVSGRTSPPLLDRARSRTPPGGPGSRTPPSAPSQSRVTSERALSPASRMVQAPSQSALPPAQDRPRSPVPSAFSDQSRSLLAQTTPVAGSQSLSSGTVAKTTSSAGDHNGMLSGPVPGVSHPEGGEPPACAGAQQPSTLAALQPAKERRSSSSSSSSSSSSSSSSSSSSSSSSSGSSSSDSEGSSLPAQPEVALKRVPSPAPAPKEAVREGRPQEPAPAKRKRRSSSSSSSSSSSSSSSSSSSSSSSSSSSSSSSSSSSSSTSSSPSPAKPGPQALPKPASPKKPPPGERSSERGSRRSQRGDSRSPGHKRRKETPSPRPVRHRSSRSP from the exons ATGTACAACGGGATCGGGCTGCCGACGCCCCGGGGCAGCGGCACCAACGGCTACGTCCAGCGCAACCTGTCCCTGGTGCGGGGCCGCCGGGGTGAGCGGCCTGACTACAAGGGAGAGGAGGAACTGCGGCGCCTGGAGGCTGCCCTGGTGAAGCGGCCTAATCCTGACATCCTGGACCACGAGCGCAAGCGGCGCGTGGAGCTGCGATGCCTCGAGCTGGAGGAGATGATGGAGGAGCAGGG GTACGAGGAACAGCAAATTCAGGAAAAAGTGGCGACCTTTCGACTCATGTTGCTGGAGAAGGATGTGAACCctggggggaaggaggagaaccCAGGGCAGAGGCCAGC GGTAACTGAGACTCACCAGTTGGCAGAATTGAATGAGAAGAAGAATGAGCGACTCCGAGCTGCCTTTGGCATCAGTGATTCCTATGTGGATGGCAGCTCTTTTGATCCCCAGCGTCGTGCTCGAGAAGCTAAACAACCAGCTCCTGAGCCTCCCAAACCTTACAG CCTTGTCCGGGAGTCTAGCAGTTCTCGCTCACCAACGccaaagcaaaagaagaagaaaaagaagaaagatcgaGGACG CAGGTCAGAGAGCAGCTCTCCTCGACGAGAGAGGAAGAAGAGTTCTAAGAAGAAGAAGCACAG GTCAGAATCTGAATCCAAGAAAAGGAAGCATAG GTCTCCTACTCCAAAGAGCAAACGTAAATCTAAGGACAAGAAGCGGAAGCG ATCTCGAAGTACAACTCCAGCCCCCAAGAGCCGACGGGCCCACCGTTCAACTTCTGCTGACTCTGCTTCTTCTTCAGATACTTCCCGCAGTCG GTCTCGAAGTGCTGCAGCTAAAACCCATACAACTGCCTTGACTGGACGAAGTCCTTCGCCTGCTTTGGGGCGTCGAGGGGAGGGAGATGTACCTCCCAGGGAACCAGGTACTACCAACATAGGGCAGCCTAGTAGTCCGGAGCCTTCTACAAAGCAGCCTAGCAGTCCCTGTGAAGACAAAGACAAGAAGGAG AAATCTGCAGTTCGACCTAGTCCCTCTCCGGAAAGGAGCAACACAGGGCCAGAACCACCGGCTCCCACTCTGCTCCTTGCTGAGCAACATGGCGGCTCCCCACAACCCCTTGCAACAACCCCCTTAAGTCAGGAGCCAGTGAACCCCCCTTCTGAGGCTTCTCCAGCCCAGGGTCATTCACCACCtaagtctcctgagaaacctcccCAATCTTCTTCAGAGAGCTGCCCACCATCCCCTCAACCTACCAAAGTTTCTCGGCATGCCAGCTCTTCCCCTGAAAGCCCTAAACCGGCACCAGCTCCTGGGTCCCGCCGAGAGAGTTCTTCTCCTGCATCCAAGAGTCGCTCTCATGGGCGAGCAAAACGGGCTAAGTCACATTCTCATACTCCTTCCCGTAGGGTGGGGAGGTCCCGTAGTCCTACCACCAATAAGAGGGGGCGGTCTCGGTCTCGAACCCCTACCAAGAGAGGGCATTCTCGGTCCCGGTCACCTCAGTGGCGTAGATCACGTTCTGCACAGAGGTGGGGACGATCTAGAAGCCCCCAGCGACGTGGCCGCTCTAGGTCTCCTCAGCGGCCAGGCTGGTCCAGGAGCAGAAATGCACAGAGAAGAGGCAGGTCTAGATCAGCAAGACGAGGCAGGTCACACTCTAGATCCCCTGCAACTAGGGGCAGATCTCGTTCTAGAACACCTGCCCGGAGAGGCAGGTCTCGGTCTAGAACACCTGCCAGGCGGAGGTCACGATCTAGAACACCCGCCAGGCGGAGGTCACGATCTAGAACACCCGCCCGGAGAGGCAGGTCTCGGTCTAGAACACCTGCTAGGCGCAGATCTAGGACCCGATCACCTGTACGACGGAGGTCTCGTAGTAGATCACCAGCCAGGAGAAGTGGCAGGTCACGTTCCAGAACCCCAGCCAGGCGTGGGCGCTCACGCTCTAGAACACCAGCAAGACGAAGTGGCCGGTCACGCTCTAGAACGCCAGCTAGACGAAGTGGCCGGTCACGCTCTAGAACCCCAAACAGGAGAGGGAGATCACAGTCTAGGACACCAGCAAGACGGGGAAGATCCCATAGTAGAAGCCTAGTTAGACGGGGAAGATCTCACTCTAGAACACCACAAAGAAGGGGCAGGTCTGGCTCATCATCAGAGCGGAAGAACAAATCCCGCACATCACAGAGAAGGAGCAGGTCCAACTCAAGTCTAGAAATGAAGAAATCGCGGCTTTCTTCTAGGCGGAGCAGGTCTCTCTCTTCACCAAGGTCCAAAGCAAAATCCCGTTTGTCTGTGAGGCGAAGCCTTTCAGAGTCCTCTCCGTGCCCTAAACAAAAGTCTCAGACACCACCAAGGCGCAGTCGCTCTGGATCATCCCAACGCAAAGCTAAATCCAGAACGCCACTGAGACGAAGTCGCTCTGGTTCTTCTCCGCCTGGTAATCAGAAATCTAAAACACCATCAAGGCAAAGTCATTCCAGTTCATCTCCTCAACCTAAAATGAAGTCTGGAACGCCACCAAGGCAAGGGTCCGTAACAAGTCCCCAGATAAATGAAGAGTCTGCAACGCCACAGAGAGGGAGCCGTTCGGAATCATCACCTGACCCTGAGGTGAAGTCTAGGACCCCTTCGAGACatagctgctctgggtcttctccTTCTAGGGTGAAATCTGGCACACCTCCAAGACGGAGCCGATCTGGGTCGTCATCTCCACAACCCAAAGTGAAGGCAGTAACATCACCAGTCCAAAGCCATTCTGGCTTCTCTTCTCCAAGTCCTAGTAGGATGACATCTAAAACACCTCCAAGGCAAAGCAGATCAGTGTCTCCATGCTCTAAGACAGAATCTAGGTTGTTGCAAAGACACAGCCATTCTAGATCTTCCTCTCCAGATACCAAAGTGAAACCTGGAACACCACCAAGACAAAGTCACTCAGGGTCTACTTCGCCGTGCCCCAAAGCAAAGCCCCAAACTCCACCAGGGCATAATCTTGGATCAAAGTCCCCATGTTCCCAAGAGAAGTCTAAAGATTCACTAGCACAGAGTTGCTCTGAATCCTTCTCCCTCTGTCCAGGAGTCAAGTCTAGCACACCACCCTCATTTCTGCAACAGAAAGGACAATCTCCAACTTCACCAGACTCCAGATCTGGTACTTCAAGCCCAGAAATGAGACCAAGTCATTCTGAGTCTCCATATCTGCAGAGCAAATCTCAAACACCTCCTAAGGGCAGCTGCTCTAGGTCCTCATCTCCAGTCGCTGAGCTGGCACCCAGATCTCCAACAAGAGGTGAATTGTCAGCAAGTCCTAGACTGAAATCCGAAATATCTCCAGAACAGAGCAGGTCCCAGTCTGACTCTTTCTCATATCCTGCCATAGACTCTAAATCTCTTCTGGGGCAGAGCAGATTAGAGCCTTctgaatcaaaagaaaaaactggCTTACTCCTGCAGGAGGATGTTAGTGCATCACCTCCAAGACTAAGAGACAAATTGAGTCCTCCTCCAGTGCAGAATAGGCCTGAGTCCTCACCAATACTCAGAGATACCCCTAGAACTCCATCAAGGGAAAGAGGTGGTGGTGTTAGGTTATCTCCAGATACAAAAGACCAAAGTTCTGCATTAGCTAAGCCAAGCCAAGATGAAGAATTAATGGAGGTAGTAGAGAAATCTGAAGAATCATCAAACCAAGTTCTGCCGCATTTGTCTCCAGAACGTAAAGAAACTGCTGGAAGTAATGTTGAATCATCTCCAGAAATAGAAAGGCCTGCTGTACCTTTGACTCTTGACCAAAGCCAGTTGCAGGCTTCTTCGGAAGAAGTCCCTGCAATGGCCTCAGCTTGGAGCGGGCCACACTTTTCTCCAGAACATAAAGAACTGTCAAACTCTCCTCCCAGGGAGAATAGCTTTGGATCACCTTTAGAATTTAGAAACTCAGGAGGCCCTGTTGCAGAAATGAATACTGGATTTTCTCCTGAGGGTAAAGATTTGAATGGACCTTTTCCTAATCAGCTAGAGACAGATCCATCTCTAGATGTGAAAGAACAATCAACAAGGTCCTCCAGACACAGCAGCTCTGAGTTATCCCCAGATGTGGTGGAAAAAGCAGGAATGTCTTCAAACCAGAGTGTGTCTTCACCAGTACTTGATGCTATACCCAGAACACCTTCAAGGGAAAGAAGTAGTTCTGCATCTTCTCCTGAACTGAAAGATGGCTTACCCAGAACTCCCTCAAGGAGAAGCAGGTCTGGGTCTTCCCCAGGACTTAGAGATGGATCTGGGACTCCTTCCAGGCACAGCCTATCTGGGTCGTCTCCCGGAATGAAAGATATACCTAGAACACCATCCAGGGGGAGAAGTGAATGTGATTCCTCTCCAGAACCAAAAGCTTTGCCTCAGACTCCTAGGCCAAGGAGTCGTTCTCCATCTTCCCCGGAGCTCAACAATAAGTGTCTTACCcctcagagagagagaagtgggtCAGAGTCATCAGTTGAACAGAAGACTGTGGCTAGGACACCTCTTGGGCAGAGACGTCGGTCTGGATCTTCTCAGGAACTCGATGGGAAACCCAGTGCATCCCCTCAGGAGAGAAGTGAGTCAGACTCTTCTCCAGATTCTAAAGCTAAGATACGAATGCCACTCAGGCAGAGGAGTCACTCTGGATCCTCTCCGGAGGTGGACAGCAAATCCCGGCCTTCTCCTCGGCGTAGCAGGTCTGGCTCATCCCCTGAGGTTAAAGAGAAGCCAAGAGCAGCACCCAGGGCACAGAGTGGTTCTGATTCCTCTCCTGAACCCAAGGCTCCTGCCCCTCGAGTCCTTCCAAGACGAAGCAGATCAGGTTCATCAAGCAAAGGCAGAGGCCCTTCTCCTGAAGGAAGCAGCAGTTCCGAGTCCTCTCCAGAACACCCTCCCAAATCCAGAACTGCTAGAAGAAGCTCTCGGTCATCACCAGAGCCCAAGACTAAGTCTCGTACTCCGCCGCGGCGTCGCAGCTCCCGGTCATCTCCTGAGCTGACTAGGAAGGCCCGGCTCTCCCGTAGGAGCCGTTCTGCGTCATCCTCACCAGAGACCCGCTCTAGAACTCCCCCAAGACGCCGAAGAAGTCCCTCAGTGTCTTCCCCAGAGCCGGCTGAAAAGTCGAGATCCTCACGCCGGCGGCGTTCAGCATCCTCTCCACGTACTAAGACAACTTCAAGGAGAGGCCGTTCTCCTTCACCAAAGCCTCGTGGCCTCCAGAGGTCCCGTTCCCGCTCGAGGAGGGAGAAAACCAGGGCCACTCGACGTCGGGATAGGTCTGGATCTTCTCAGTCAACCTCTcggagaagacagaggagccggtcGAGGTCTCGGGTTACTCGCCGTCGGAGGGGAGGCTCTGGTTACCATTCAAGATCTCCTGCTcggcaggagagttccagaaccTCCTCTCGACGTCGCAGAGGTCGCTCTCGGACACCCCCAACCAGTCGGAAGCGTTCCCGCTCACGCACATCACCAGCACCGTGGAAACGCTCCAGGTCTCGGGCTTCTCCAGCTACCCACCGGCGATCCAGGTCCAGAACACCCCTGGTTAGCCGAAGGAGGTCCAGGTCTCGAACCTCACCAGTCAGTCGGAGACGATCCAGGTCCCGGACATCAGTGACTAGACGAAGATCCCGATCAAGAGCTTCGCCCGTGAGTCGAAGGCGATCTAGGTCCAGAACACCACCAGTAACCCGCCGACGTTCAAGGTCGAGAACACCGACCCGCCGGCGTTCCCGTTCTAGAACGCCACCAGTGACTCGAAGAAGGTCCAGATCTAGGACTCCACCAGTAACCAGAAGGCGATCTCGAAGCCGAACCTCCCCTATCGCTCGCAGAAGATCGAGATCCAGAACATCCCCAGTCACCCGAAGGAGATCACGATCTCGCACTTCTCCAGTAACTCGAAGGAGGTCTCGCTCTCGAACCTCTCCAGTGACACGCCGCCGATCGAGGTCCCGAACTCCTCCAGCTATTCGGCGCCGCTCCAGGTCTCGAACCCCATTGCTGCCACGAAAGCGCTCTCGAAGTCGCTCGCCACTTGCTATTCGCCGCCGTTCCCGATCCCGTACTCCACGAACAACTCGGGGCAAACGGTCCTTAACAAGATCTCCTCCAGCCATCCGCAGGCGTTCTGCCTCTGGAAGCAGTTCCGATCGATCACGTTCTGCTACTCCTCCAGCAACAAGAAACCATTCTGGTTCTCGGACACCTCCTGTAGCTCTCAATAGCTCCAGAATGGGCTGCTTCAGCCGTCCTAGCATGTCACCAACTCCTCTTGACCGCTGTAGGTCACCCGGAGTGCTTGAGCCCCTCGGCAGCTCCAGAACACCCATGTCTGTCCTGCAGCAAGCTGGCGGTTCCATGATGGATGGTCCAGGTCCCCGAATTCCTGATCACCCGAGAGCATCTGTACCTGAAAACCATGCTCAGTCAAGAATTGCACTTGCCCTGACGGCCATCAGCCTTGGCACTGCTCGGCCGCCTCCGTCCATGTCTGCCGCTGGCCTTGCTGCGAGAATGTCCCAGGTTCCAGCTCCAGTGCCTCTCATGAGTCTCCGAACGGCCCCTGCAGCCAGTCTTGCCAGCAGGATCCCTGCAGCCTCTGCAGCAGCCATGAACCTGGCCAGCGCCAGGACACCTGCCCTCCCCTCAGCAGTCAACTTGGCTGACTCCAGAAcaccagctgcagcagcagccatgAACTTGGCCAGCCCCAGAACAGCGGTGGCACCTTCGGCCGTGAACCTCGCTGACCCTCGTACTCCCACAGCCCCAGCTGTGAATCTAGCAGGAGCCAGAACCCCTGCTGCTTTGGCAGCTCTGAGTCTCACGGGTTCTGGCACAGCTCCAACTGCTGCAAACTATCCGTCCAGCTCCAGAGCACCCCAGGctccagcccctgcaaacctggtGGGTCCTAGGTCTGCACATGCCACAGCACCTGTGAATATCGCCAGCTCAAGAACCCCTCCAGCCTTGGCCCCTGCAAACCTCACTAGTGCTAGAATGGCTCCAGCCTTGTCTGGTGCAAACCTCACCAGCCCCAGGGTGCCCCTCTCTGCCTATGAGCGTGTTAGTGGGAGAACCTCACCACCACTCCTTGACCGAGCCAGGTCCAGAACCCCACCAGGGGGCCCAGGCTCCAGAACCCCGCCATCTGCCCCAAGCCAGTCTAGAGTGACCTCTGAGAGGGCTCTGTCTCCTGCTTCTAGAATGGTCCAGGCTCCCTCACAGTCTGCTCTTCCTCCAGCTCAAGATCGGCCTAGGTCCCCTGTGCCATCTGCTTTTTCTGACCAATCTCGATCTTTGCTTGCCCAGACCACCCCTGTAGCAGGGTCGCAGTCCCTTTCCTCTGGGACGGTGGCAAAGACCACGTCCTCTGCTGGTGACCACAATGGCATGCTCTCTGGCCCTGTCCCCGGGGTGTCCCACCCAGAGGGTGGGGAACCACCCGCCTGTGCGGGGGCCCAGCAGCCTTCCACACTGGCTGCCCTGCAGCCAGCCAAGGAGCGGCGGAGTTCCTCGTCCTCCTCGTCCTccagctcctcttcctcctcgtcGTCGTCCTCGTcgtcctcgtcctcctcctctGGCTCCAGCTCTAGTGACTCGGAGGGCTCTAGCCTTCCTGCGCAACCTGAGGTAGCACTGAAGAG ggtccccagccctgccccagcccccaagGAGGCTGTTCGAGAGGGCCGTCCTCAGGAGCCAGCCCCAGCCAAGCGGAAGAGGCGTTCTAGCAGTTCCAgttccagctcctcctcctcctcttcatcatcctcctcctcttcctcctcctcttcttcctcctcctcctcctcttcctcatcctcttcttcctcctctacttcttcctctccctcccctgctaAGCCTGGCCCTCAGGCCTTGCCCAAACCTGCAAGCCCCAAGAAGCCACCCCCTGGCGAGCGGAG CAGTGAGCGGGGTTCCCGGAGAAGCCAGCGTGGGGACAGCCGCTCCCCAGGTCACAAGCGCAGAAAGGAGACGCCCAGCCCCCGCCCTGTGCGGCACCGCTCCTCAAG GTCTCCGTGA